In a genomic window of Venatoribacter cucullus:
- the tilS gene encoding tRNA lysidine(34) synthetase TilS, with protein sequence MSAPFTPECLLPLLQPLLNQGGRLLVGFSGGLDSTVLLHSLARLAGIKERLRALHIHHGLSLNADHWAQHCASQCAQLQIPLQTLRVQVTPSGNGIEEAARQARYAAFCAHSQPGDLLLLAQHADDQTETFFMRLLRGAGLDGLAGMPAQRQLQPGVTLFRPLLGYSHAQLQAWAVAEKLAWIEDESNADNRYDRNWWRNHLLPQLWQRFPGRQAALARSLQQLQQDQQVLQALLEPHLQACLQPWPWPQCAALALDGEQLLQQPALLQPYILRGWLRRCGVTAPSAQWLQQVFTEVLTARPDRQPVLALGEWRLHRHRHSLYLHRPVALPALQTLNWPPAVALPWAGAPVSAVANPLGLLPGCYQLVPAAASPATTLRAHDRPEKSLAVWLQQAGVPVPLRPHWPVWVQDDQLVAISGIAVAETFCVSGGLRPDWSASLI encoded by the coding sequence ATGAGCGCACCGTTTACGCCTGAGTGCTTGTTGCCGCTGCTGCAACCGCTGCTGAATCAGGGCGGGCGGTTGCTGGTGGGCTTCAGCGGCGGGCTGGATTCCACCGTACTGCTGCACAGTCTGGCCCGGTTGGCGGGCATAAAAGAACGTCTGCGGGCGCTGCACATTCATCACGGTTTATCCCTCAACGCTGACCACTGGGCGCAGCATTGCGCCAGCCAGTGCGCGCAGTTACAGATCCCGCTGCAGACGCTGCGCGTACAGGTAACACCAAGCGGCAATGGTATTGAGGAGGCTGCCCGCCAGGCCCGCTATGCGGCGTTCTGTGCCCACAGTCAGCCGGGTGATCTGCTGCTGCTGGCGCAGCATGCCGATGATCAGACCGAAACCTTTTTTATGCGCTTGCTGCGCGGCGCCGGTCTCGATGGCCTCGCTGGCATGCCGGCGCAGCGCCAATTACAGCCCGGTGTCACCTTATTCCGGCCTTTACTGGGTTATAGCCATGCGCAGCTGCAAGCCTGGGCGGTTGCAGAGAAGCTGGCATGGATTGAGGATGAATCCAACGCCGATAACCGCTACGACCGCAACTGGTGGCGCAATCATCTGCTGCCACAACTGTGGCAGCGCTTTCCCGGCCGGCAGGCGGCGCTAGCGCGCAGCCTGCAACAACTGCAGCAGGATCAGCAGGTGTTGCAGGCATTATTAGAACCGCACCTGCAGGCTTGTTTACAGCCCTGGCCCTGGCCGCAATGCGCCGCGCTGGCACTGGATGGCGAACAGCTGCTGCAACAGCCCGCGCTGTTACAACCCTATATTCTGCGCGGCTGGTTGCGCCGCTGCGGTGTAACAGCGCCGTCAGCGCAATGGCTGCAGCAGGTATTTACCGAGGTGCTAACAGCGCGCCCCGACCGCCAGCCGGTATTGGCGTTGGGCGAGTGGCGGCTGCATCGGCATCGGCACAGCCTGTACCTGCACCGGCCCGTTGCCTTGCCCGCATTGCAGACCCTGAACTGGCCGCCGGCCGTGGCGCTGCCCTGGGCGGGAGCGCCGGTTAGCGCCGTGGCTAATCCGCTTGGATTGCTGCCTGGCTGTTATCAGCTGGTACCGGCGGCCGCCAGCCCGGCGACGACATTGCGTGCCCATGATCGGCCGGAAAAATCGCTGGCAGTGTGGTTGCAACAGGCCGGCGTGCCGGTACCGTTGCGGCCGCACTGGCCGGTATGGGTGCAGGACGATCAGCTGGTGGCCATCAGCGGTATCGCCGTGGCTGAAACTTTTTGCGTCAGCGGTGGCCTAAGGCCGGATTGGTCTGCTTCATTGATTTGA
- the dnaE gene encoding DNA polymerase III subunit alpha produces the protein MAQGFVHLRVHSEFSLYDSTIRIKKLIGTAAAQEMPAVALTDQANMFGLVKFYKGCLDAGVKPILGADLWLENPDDVTQPFRVTALCLNAEGYLGLRELISQAYAENQHYDKAVVKKDWLLAKNTGLILLSGCRDGDVGQRIIKGKPDDASLLVQEYLQHFPERFYLEVQRTGRPGEETIIRASLAMAGKLGVPLVATNDVRFLTADDYEAHETRVAIGQGFALEDKRRPREYSDQQYFRSAEEMAALFHDIPTAIENTVEIARRCSVEVLLGKYFLPDFPIPQGMTEADFFRSISQVGLEQRLDTILEGLDKQSPEYAEKRQPYDERLTFELDIIIQMGFPGYFLIVMDFIQWAKDHDIPVGPGRGSGAGSLVAYALKITDLDPLEYDLLFERFLNPERVSMPDFDIDFCMENREQVIAYVADTYGREAVSQIVTFGTMAAKAVVRDVARAQGKSFGLADKLSKLIPGDPGMTLEVALKTEPLLKEFLDEDEEAQEIWEMALKLEGVARQTGKHAGGVVIAPTKLTDFSPTACEPDGTGLVTQFDKGDVEEAGLVKFDFLGLRTLTIIDWALKTINKKQQQLGLPLVDIDRIPLDDAPSYALLKKAQTTAVFQLESRGMKDLIRRLQPDNIEDMIALVALFRPGPLESGMVDDFINRKHGRAKVAYPHPDFEHENLKEILEPTYGVIVYQEQVMQIAQALSGYTLGGADMLRRAMGKKKPEEMAKQRDTFREGAISQGVDPDLAMKIFDLVEKFAGYGFNKSHSAAYAVVSYQTLWLKQHYPAPFMAAVLTSDMQNTDKVVTFIEECREMGLELILPDVNQSQFGFTVNDDNAIVYGLGAVKGVGEGPMAAIIEAREAGGPFQDLFDFCQRVDGKKLNKRVMEALVRCGAFDRLAVTAPRAVLMASLEDAIKSAGQTAANEAAGMMDLFGEVQEEEAQHADPYERFRNLRDWSLKERLQGEKDTLGLFVTGHPFDEYETEVRKLVPTKLSHLQEGKAPQKLAGLVVDMRLMKNKRGDNMCFVTLDDRTGRVEVALFADIYDKVRDVVAKDRVLVVEAIIAHDDYSGGLKATGRNVMEISQARLNFAKAIRIRVDGDRHEDSLCSDLKRLLQPLANGCPVVLDFHNSLARCDIQLGERWRVNPSDEQLQELRYAYGEDAVELVFS, from the coding sequence ATGGCACAGGGTTTTGTTCATCTGCGGGTTCATTCCGAGTTCTCGCTGTACGACAGTACCATCCGCATCAAGAAGCTGATTGGCACGGCGGCGGCACAGGAAATGCCGGCGGTGGCGCTGACCGATCAGGCCAATATGTTCGGCCTGGTGAAGTTTTATAAGGGCTGTCTGGATGCCGGCGTAAAACCCATTCTGGGTGCCGACCTGTGGCTGGAAAACCCGGATGATGTCACCCAGCCGTTCCGCGTTACTGCCCTGTGTCTGAATGCCGAGGGTTATCTGGGCCTGCGCGAACTGATTTCGCAGGCTTACGCCGAAAATCAGCATTACGATAAAGCGGTGGTAAAAAAAGACTGGCTGCTGGCGAAAAATACCGGCCTTATTTTGCTTTCCGGCTGCCGCGATGGCGATGTCGGCCAGCGCATTATCAAAGGCAAACCCGACGATGCCAGCCTGCTGGTGCAGGAATATCTGCAGCATTTTCCCGAGCGTTTTTATCTGGAAGTGCAGCGTACCGGCCGCCCCGGTGAAGAAACCATTATCCGCGCCAGCCTGGCCATGGCCGGTAAACTCGGTGTGCCGCTGGTGGCCACCAACGATGTGCGCTTTTTAACCGCCGACGATTACGAAGCCCATGAAACCCGGGTTGCCATTGGTCAGGGCTTTGCGCTGGAAGATAAACGCCGGCCGCGCGAATATTCCGATCAGCAATATTTCCGCAGCGCCGAAGAAATGGCGGCATTATTTCACGACATTCCCACCGCTATTGAAAACACCGTGGAAATTGCCCGCCGTTGTTCGGTGGAAGTGTTGCTGGGCAAATATTTCCTGCCCGACTTCCCGATTCCGCAAGGCATGACCGAAGCGGATTTTTTCCGCAGTATTTCGCAGGTGGGGCTGGAGCAGCGGCTGGATACGATTCTGGAAGGGCTGGATAAACAGTCGCCGGAATATGCCGAAAAACGTCAGCCCTACGATGAGCGTCTGACCTTCGAGCTGGATATTATTATTCAGATGGGGTTCCCCGGTTACTTCCTGATCGTGATGGACTTTATTCAATGGGCCAAAGACCACGATATTCCGGTTGGTCCGGGGCGGGGTTCCGGTGCCGGCTCGCTGGTCGCCTATGCGCTGAAAATTACCGATCTCGACCCGCTCGAATACGACCTGCTGTTCGAACGTTTCCTGAACCCGGAACGGGTATCTATGCCCGACTTCGATATCGACTTCTGCATGGAAAACCGTGAACAGGTGATTGCCTATGTGGCCGACACCTATGGCCGCGAAGCGGTATCGCAGATTGTGACGTTCGGCACCATGGCGGCCAAAGCGGTGGTGCGCGACGTGGCACGGGCGCAGGGTAAGTCGTTCGGTCTGGCGGATAAATTATCCAAACTGATTCCCGGCGATCCGGGCATGACCTTAGAAGTGGCGTTAAAAACCGAACCGCTGCTGAAAGAATTTCTCGACGAAGACGAAGAAGCCCAGGAAATCTGGGAAATGGCGCTCAAACTGGAAGGGGTGGCCCGCCAGACTGGTAAGCACGCCGGCGGCGTGGTGATTGCACCGACCAAACTCACCGATTTTTCGCCCACCGCCTGCGAACCCGACGGCACCGGTCTGGTAACGCAATTTGATAAAGGCGACGTGGAAGAAGCCGGTCTGGTGAAGTTCGACTTCCTCGGTCTGCGGACGTTAACCATCATCGATTGGGCGTTAAAAACCATCAATAAAAAGCAGCAGCAACTGGGGCTGCCGCTGGTGGATATTGACCGTATTCCGCTCGATGATGCGCCGTCCTATGCGCTGCTGAAAAAAGCCCAGACCACCGCAGTATTCCAGCTGGAATCGCGTGGTATGAAAGACCTTATCCGCCGTCTGCAGCCGGATAATATCGAAGACATGATCGCTCTGGTGGCACTGTTCCGCCCCGGCCCGCTGGAGTCGGGCATGGTGGATGACTTTATTAACCGGAAACACGGTCGTGCCAAAGTCGCTTACCCTCATCCGGATTTTGAACACGAAAATTTAAAAGAAATTCTCGAGCCGACCTACGGCGTTATCGTCTATCAGGAACAGGTGATGCAGATCGCCCAGGCGCTGTCGGGTTATACGCTCGGCGGTGCGGATATGCTGCGCCGGGCGATGGGTAAGAAAAAACCGGAAGAAATGGCCAAGCAGCGTGACACCTTCCGCGAAGGGGCGATTTCACAGGGCGTTGATCCTGACCTGGCGATGAAAATTTTCGACCTGGTGGAAAAATTCGCCGGTTACGGTTTTAACAAATCGCACTCGGCGGCGTATGCCGTGGTGTCGTACCAGACATTGTGGCTCAAGCAACATTATCCGGCCCCCTTTATGGCGGCAGTACTGACCTCTGATATGCAGAACACCGATAAAGTGGTGACCTTTATCGAAGAATGCCGCGAGATGGGGCTGGAGTTAATTTTGCCCGATGTAAACCAGAGCCAGTTTGGTTTTACCGTGAACGATGACAACGCCATTGTTTACGGTCTGGGCGCGGTTAAAGGCGTGGGCGAAGGCCCGATGGCCGCCATTATTGAGGCCCGTGAAGCCGGTGGGCCGTTCCAGGATTTATTCGATTTCTGCCAGCGCGTCGATGGTAAAAAACTGAATAAACGCGTTATGGAAGCACTGGTGCGCTGCGGTGCCTTTGACCGGCTAGCGGTCACCGCTCCGCGCGCGGTATTAATGGCCAGCCTTGAAGACGCCATTAAGAGCGCCGGTCAGACCGCCGCCAACGAAGCGGCCGGCATGATGGATTTATTCGGCGAAGTGCAGGAAGAAGAAGCGCAGCACGCCGACCCCTACGAACGCTTCCGCAACCTGCGTGACTGGTCGCTGAAAGAACGTCTGCAGGGCGAAAAAGACACCCTTGGTTTATTCGTCACCGGCCACCCCTTTGATGAATACGAAACCGAAGTGCGCAAACTGGTGCCGACTAAACTGTCGCACCTGCAGGAAGGCAAAGCCCCGCAGAAACTGGCCGGTCTGGTGGTGGATATGCGGCTGATGAAAAACAAACGTGGCGACAATATGTGCTTCGTTACCCTCGATGACCGCACCGGCCGGGTGGAGGTGGCGCTGTTTGCCGATATTTACGACAAAGTGCGCGACGTCGTGGCCAAAGACCGGGTGCTGGTAGTGGAAGCCATTATTGCCCACGATGATTATTCCGGCGGCCTCAAAGCCACCGGCCGCAACGTGATGGAAATCAGTCAGGCGCGGCTGAATTTTGCCAAAGCCATCCGTATCCGTGTCGACGGCGACCGCCACGAAGACAGTCTCTGCTCCGACCTGAAACGTCTGCTGCAACCGCTGGCAAACGGCTGCCCGGTGGTGCTGGATTTCCACAACAGCCTGGCCCGCTGCGATATTCAGCTGGGCGAGCGCTGGCGCGTGAACCCCAGCGACGAACAGCTGCAGGAACTGCGTTACGCCTACGGCGAGGACGCGGTGGAACTGGTGTTCAGCTGA
- the rimK gene encoding 30S ribosomal protein S6--L-glutamate ligase has protein sequence MRIAILSRNSNLYSTRRLKEAGEQRGHEVDIIDTLHCYMDITSNKPAVRYKGEALPHYDAVIPRIGASVTFYGTAVVRQFEMMGTYSINESVAISRSRDKLRSLQLLSRKGIGLPRTGFAHRPDNVDDLIKNVGGAPLVIKLLEGTQGIGVVLAESKKTAESIIEAFMGLNANILIQEYIKEAGGADIRCLVVGGKVVAAMKRQAAEGEFRSNLHRGGSAEIVRLSAAERRTAVEAAKAMGLNMCGVDILRSNNGPLVMEVNSSPGLEGIESATGKDVAAMVYQFLEKTTRSSTRTRGNG, from the coding sequence ATGCGCATCGCTATTCTGTCCCGTAATTCCAACCTCTATTCCACCCGCCGCCTGAAAGAAGCCGGCGAACAACGGGGCCACGAAGTCGATATTATCGACACCCTGCACTGTTATATGGACATCACCAGTAACAAACCCGCCGTCCGCTATAAAGGCGAAGCGCTGCCGCATTACGATGCCGTGATTCCGCGCATCGGCGCCTCGGTTACCTTTTACGGCACCGCCGTGGTACGTCAGTTTGAAATGATGGGCACCTACTCCATCAATGAGTCGGTGGCCATCAGCCGCTCGCGCGACAAATTACGCTCGCTGCAGCTGTTATCCCGCAAAGGCATCGGCCTGCCGCGCACGGGTTTTGCTCATCGTCCGGATAATGTCGACGACCTGATCAAAAATGTTGGCGGCGCGCCGCTGGTGATCAAGCTGCTGGAAGGCACCCAGGGCATTGGCGTGGTATTGGCAGAAAGCAAAAAAACCGCCGAAAGCATCATCGAGGCCTTTATGGGCCTGAACGCCAATATCCTGATTCAGGAATACATTAAAGAAGCCGGCGGTGCCGATATCCGCTGTCTGGTGGTGGGCGGCAAGGTGGTGGCGGCGATGAAACGTCAGGCCGCCGAAGGTGAATTCCGCTCGAACCTGCACCGGGGTGGCAGCGCCGAAATTGTGCGTTTATCGGCCGCCGAACGCCGCACCGCGGTGGAAGCCGCCAAGGCCATGGGTCTGAATATGTGCGGCGTGGATATTCTGCGCTCCAACAACGGCCCGCTGGTGATGGAAGTGAATTCCTCACCGGGTCTCGAAGGTATTGAAAGTGCCACCGGCAAAGACGTGGCCGCCATGGTGTATCAGTTCCTGGAAAAAACCACCCGCAGCAGCACCCGCACCCGCGGCAATGGTTAA
- a CDS encoding succinylglutamate desuccinylase/aspartoacylase family protein: MQSSVLEIAGVSIQPGTTQKIELPVGRLYTDASVAMPIYVKRGRRAGPTLFISAAVHGDELNGIAIIQRLIASKALNSLRGTLIAVPVVNVYGVISHSRYLPDRRDLNRSFPGSKKGSLAARMANMFLEEIVSKCDYGIDFHTGAIHRSNLPQIRANLDDEETAAMARAFGVPVLLNSDVRDGSLRGCAAERGVKTLLYEAGEALRFDELCIRAGERGTINVLRHLGMLPKSRSRKTALIEPVVARTSAWERATDSGFVQYHKELGDRVKKQELLATIRDPFGTVLADVRSRYEGIIIGKQNIPLAQEGEAMFHIAYFHQPDDVVGGIEQLQDLLPDEALN, encoded by the coding sequence ATGCAAAGCAGTGTTCTTGAAATTGCCGGGGTCAGCATCCAACCCGGCACAACCCAAAAAATTGAGCTGCCGGTTGGCCGCCTGTACACCGATGCCTCGGTGGCCATGCCCATCTATGTAAAACGTGGCCGCCGCGCCGGCCCCACCCTGTTTATCAGCGCCGCCGTGCACGGCGATGAACTGAACGGCATCGCCATTATTCAGCGCCTGATCGCCAGTAAAGCCCTGAACAGCCTGCGCGGTACCCTTATCGCCGTGCCGGTGGTGAATGTGTACGGGGTGATCAGCCACAGCCGCTACCTGCCCGACCGCCGCGATTTAAACCGCTCTTTCCCCGGCAGTAAAAAAGGCTCGCTGGCGGCGCGCATGGCCAATATGTTTCTGGAAGAAATCGTCAGCAAATGCGATTACGGCATCGACTTTCATACCGGCGCCATTCACCGCTCTAACCTGCCGCAGATCCGCGCCAATTTAGACGATGAAGAAACCGCCGCCATGGCGCGCGCTTTCGGCGTTCCCGTGTTACTGAACTCCGACGTGCGCGACGGTTCATTACGCGGCTGCGCCGCCGAACGGGGCGTAAAAACCCTGCTGTACGAAGCCGGCGAAGCGCTGCGCTTTGACGAACTGTGCATCCGCGCCGGTGAGCGCGGCACCATCAATGTGCTGCGCCACCTAGGCATGCTGCCGAAAAGCCGCAGCCGCAAAACCGCCCTGATCGAACCCGTGGTGGCACGCACCAGCGCCTGGGAACGCGCCACCGACAGCGGTTTTGTGCAATACCATAAAGAACTGGGCGACCGGGTAAAAAAACAGGAATTACTGGCCACCATCCGCGACCCGTTCGGCACCGTACTGGCGGATGTGCGTTCCCGCTATGAAGGCATCATCATCGGCAAGCAGAACATTCCGCTGGCGCAGGAGGGTGAAGCAATGTTTCACATTGCGTACTTTCATCAGCCGGATGATGTGGTGGGGGGCATCGAGCAGTTGCAGGATTTGTTGCCTGACGAGGCGCTTAACTGA
- a CDS encoding TatD family hydrolase: MSKKNRTIPAYGLPIIETHFHLDYLKTAAPDEILAAARAIGVERFMSISVEPDNMPGVLALAERFADVFATLGVHPHEAAKFSDDTAGYIQTHAAHDKVVAVGEIGLDYFYDHCDRTVQRQVFARQLQLAVECDLPVVIHTREADDDTMAMLREYAPQLRRKGVVHSFTSGMELAQVAVELGFCLGINGIVTFNKADNVREVVAATPLTHLLLETDAPFLTPVPFRGVENAPVYLPFVAEKIAEVKGIRVEDVLEQTYRNAVREFFSPLG; this comes from the coding sequence ATGAGCAAGAAAAACCGCACCATTCCGGCCTACGGCCTGCCGATTATCGAGACCCACTTTCACCTCGATTATTTAAAAACCGCCGCCCCGGACGAGATTCTGGCCGCCGCCCGCGCCATTGGCGTAGAACGCTTTATGAGCATCAGCGTCGAGCCGGACAATATGCCCGGCGTACTGGCACTGGCGGAACGCTTTGCTGATGTGTTCGCCACCCTCGGCGTACACCCGCATGAAGCGGCGAAATTCAGCGACGATACCGCCGGCTACATTCAGACCCACGCCGCCCACGACAAAGTGGTGGCGGTAGGGGAAATCGGCCTGGATTATTTTTACGACCACTGCGACCGCACCGTGCAACGTCAGGTCTTTGCCCGCCAATTACAGCTGGCGGTCGAGTGTGATTTACCGGTGGTGATTCACACCCGCGAAGCCGACGACGACACCATGGCGATGCTGCGTGAATACGCGCCGCAGCTGCGCCGCAAAGGGGTGGTACACAGCTTCACTTCGGGTATGGAACTGGCACAGGTGGCGGTGGAACTGGGCTTTTGTTTAGGCATTAATGGCATTGTTACTTTCAATAAAGCCGACAACGTGCGCGAAGTAGTCGCGGCTACACCGCTGACGCATTTACTGCTGGAAACCGATGCACCGTTTTTAACCCCAGTGCCGTTCCGTGGCGTGGAAAATGCGCCGGTGTATTTGCCCTTTGTGGCTGAGAAAATCGCTGAAGTGAAAGGTATCCGCGTTGAGGACGTGCTCGAGCAAACGTACCGCAATGCCGTGCGGGAGTTTTTCAGCCCGCTGGGCTGA
- a CDS encoding 6,7-dimethyl-8-ribityllumazine synthase produces the protein MTNSTFAPQHQRVAILHAAWHADIVMKGVEGFRTELLARGYAAENIDAIEVPGAYEIPLQAKLLAKSGRYQAIAATGLVVDGGIYRHDFVAAAVCNGLMQVQLETEVPVLTAVLTPHHFHEHDEHSNYFIRHFVLKGQELANAADQAMRLAAAARAL, from the coding sequence ATGACCAACAGCACTTTTGCTCCGCAACACCAACGCGTCGCCATTCTTCATGCCGCCTGGCATGCCGACATCGTGATGAAAGGCGTGGAAGGATTCCGTACCGAACTGCTCGCCCGTGGTTATGCCGCTGAAAATATTGATGCCATTGAAGTTCCGGGTGCTTACGAAATTCCCCTGCAGGCCAAATTACTGGCTAAAAGTGGCCGTTATCAGGCCATCGCCGCTACCGGACTGGTGGTGGACGGCGGTATTTACCGCCACGATTTTGTTGCCGCGGCCGTGTGTAATGGTCTGATGCAGGTGCAGCTGGAAACCGAAGTGCCGGTATTAACCGCCGTGCTGACCCCGCATCATTTCCACGAGCACGACGAACACAGCAATTATTTTATCCGTCATTTTGTGCTGAAAGGGCAGGAGTTGGCCAACGCGGCCGACCAGGCCATGCGCTTAGCCGCTGCCGCCCGTGCGCTGTAA
- a CDS encoding DEAD/DEAH box helicase: MTQFTDLGLAEPILKAVTEQGYTIPSPVQAQAIPAVLAGRDVMAAAQTGTGKTAGFTLPMLHLLQNGKSAGANRTRALVLTPTRELAAQVGENVAEYGKYLQLRSTVVFGGVSINPQMIALRRGVDVLVACPGRLLDLYQQNAIRFDAVEFLVLDEADRMLDMGFIHDIKKILALLPKQRQNLLFSATFSPEIRTLAKGLVHDPLEIDVSPRNSTAHSVEQWVIPADKKRKPQLLSQLLKDNQWKQVLVFTRTKHGANRLAEHLQKNDITAAAIHGNKSQGARTRALAEFKSGDIAVLVATDIAARGLDIEQLPHVVNFELPNVPADYVHRIGRTGRAGATGEAISLVCAEELEDLEGIEGLIGKSIERRVLAGFEPQVAVPESRPRAPRKPKKAKDPKGFKDTFDREPRAPGAGRGQRRPQGDGQRRAEGQGQSQKPRSAGAAANGNRSAGNRADGNRSDSARPQNRSSAPRRPRNPQA; the protein is encoded by the coding sequence ATGACTCAGTTTACTGATCTCGGCCTGGCCGAACCTATTCTTAAAGCCGTGACCGAACAGGGTTACACCATTCCATCCCCCGTGCAGGCACAAGCCATTCCGGCCGTATTGGCCGGCCGCGATGTGATGGCCGCCGCCCAGACCGGTACCGGCAAAACCGCCGGCTTTACCTTACCGATGCTGCACCTGCTGCAGAATGGCAAATCCGCCGGTGCTAACCGCACCCGCGCCCTGGTATTAACCCCAACCCGCGAACTGGCCGCCCAGGTCGGCGAAAACGTCGCCGAATACGGCAAATACCTGCAGCTGCGCTCTACCGTGGTATTTGGTGGCGTCAGCATTAACCCGCAAATGATTGCCCTGCGTCGTGGTGTGGATGTGCTGGTGGCTTGCCCCGGTCGTCTGCTTGATCTGTACCAGCAAAACGCCATCCGCTTTGATGCGGTCGAGTTCCTGGTGCTGGACGAAGCCGACCGTATGCTCGACATGGGCTTTATTCACGACATTAAAAAAATTCTGGCGCTGCTGCCGAAACAGCGGCAGAACCTGCTGTTTTCCGCCACGTTCTCGCCCGAAATTCGCACCCTGGCCAAAGGCCTGGTGCACGATCCGCTGGAAATCGACGTCAGCCCGCGTAACAGCACCGCGCACAGTGTCGAGCAGTGGGTCATTCCGGCCGATAAAAAACGTAAGCCGCAACTGCTCAGCCAGCTGCTGAAAGACAACCAGTGGAAGCAGGTGCTGGTATTTACCCGTACCAAGCACGGTGCTAACCGCTTGGCGGAACACCTGCAGAAAAACGACATCACCGCCGCGGCCATTCATGGCAATAAAAGCCAGGGCGCCCGTACCCGCGCACTGGCCGAATTCAAAAGCGGTGATATTGCCGTGCTGGTGGCCACCGATATCGCCGCCCGTGGTCTGGATATTGAACAACTGCCTCATGTGGTGAACTTCGAACTGCCCAACGTGCCGGCCGACTATGTGCACCGCATTGGCCGTACCGGCCGCGCCGGCGCCACCGGTGAAGCCATTTCGCTGGTGTGCGCGGAAGAGCTGGAAGACCTGGAAGGCATTGAAGGCCTGATCGGTAAGAGCATTGAACGCCGCGTACTGGCCGGTTTTGAACCGCAGGTAGCGGTACCGGAATCGCGTCCGCGCGCACCGCGCAAACCGAAAAAAGCCAAAGATCCGAAAGGTTTTAAAGACACCTTTGACCGCGAACCCCGCGCGCCGGGTGCCGGCCGTGGCCAGCGTCGTCCGCAAGGTGACGGCCAGCGTCGTGCTGAAGGACAAGGTCAGAGCCAGAAACCCCGCAGCGCCGGTGCCGCGGCCAACGGAAACCGCAGTGCCGGTAACCGTGCCGATGGTAACCGCAGCGACAGCGCCCGCCCGCAGAACCGCTCCTCCGCACCGCGCCGTCCGCGTAACCCGCAGGCCTGA
- a CDS encoding SDR family NAD(P)-dependent oxidoreductase, whose translation MNYEMQGKKAIVTGAASGIGLAIAETLARSGADVAIWDINPQLDNAVARVAALGVKCIGLKVDVSDAAAVAAATAETVKQLGGLDLAVNNAGIGGPSASSADYPLDGWDKVIAINLNGVYYCQREQLRYMREHGGGSIVNMASILGQVAFAGAPAYVAAKHGVVGLTKCAAVEHAQDNIRINSVGPAFVHTPMVDGGLPAEVVAALESKHAVGRLGQPQEIAALVAWLLSDAASFVTGAYYAADGGYLAV comes from the coding sequence ATGAATTACGAAATGCAGGGTAAAAAAGCCATTGTTACCGGGGCGGCCTCCGGTATTGGTCTGGCCATTGCCGAAACCCTGGCCCGTTCCGGTGCCGATGTGGCGATCTGGGATATTAATCCGCAGCTGGATAACGCCGTGGCCCGCGTTGCTGCGCTGGGCGTGAAATGCATTGGTCTGAAGGTGGATGTCAGTGATGCCGCGGCCGTGGCGGCAGCAACCGCAGAAACCGTTAAGCAGCTGGGTGGTCTGGATCTGGCGGTGAATAACGCCGGCATCGGTGGCCCTTCCGCCAGCTCGGCCGATTATCCGCTGGATGGCTGGGATAAAGTGATCGCCATTAACCTGAACGGTGTCTATTACTGCCAGCGCGAACAGCTGCGGTATATGCGCGAACACGGCGGCGGCAGCATTGTGAATATGGCTTCCATTCTGGGGCAGGTTGCCTTTGCTGGTGCGCCGGCCTATGTGGCCGCCAAACACGGTGTGGTGGGGTTAACCAAATGTGCGGCGGTAGAACACGCGCAGGACAATATCCGCATCAACTCGGTGGGCCCTGCCTTTGTGCACACACCCATGGTCGACGGTGGTTTACCGGCGGAGGTGGTGGCAGCGCTGGAAAGCAAACACGCCGTCGGGCGTTTGGGACAACCGCAGGAAATTGCCGCTCTGGTGGCCTGGCTGCTCAGTGATGCCGCGTCCTTTGTTACCGGCGCCTACTACGCGGCCGATGGTGGTTATCTGGCGGTATAA